A single region of the Azospirillum fermentarium genome encodes:
- a CDS encoding shikimate dehydrogenase family protein, whose product MAVLDISGTTRLLAIVADPIKHVRTPQALNRLFTDRGVDAVMVPMHVPPEHLAVWLAGLRTVRNLAGAVVTVPHKERAASLCDELTPEAAAIGAVNAIRRTADGRLLGAMFDGLGLVQGLRRAGIDPAGHHALLAGAGGAASAAAFALAQAGVARLTIANRTAAKADALAARIAAAYPGVTVAAGPADPAGFSLVVNGTSLGMAAGDPLPVDVDRLEAGAVAAEVIMNPARTAFLDAAAARGCRTHEGRHMLEAQLDLLAGFLTGPAA is encoded by the coding sequence ATGGCGGTGTTGGACATCAGCGGTACGACGCGCCTGCTTGCGATCGTGGCCGACCCTATCAAGCATGTGCGCACGCCCCAGGCGTTGAATCGCCTTTTCACCGACCGCGGCGTGGACGCGGTGATGGTGCCGATGCACGTGCCCCCGGAACATCTGGCGGTCTGGCTGGCGGGCCTGCGCACCGTGCGCAATCTGGCCGGCGCCGTGGTCACCGTGCCGCACAAGGAGCGGGCGGCCTCCCTGTGCGATGAGCTGACGCCCGAGGCCGCGGCCATCGGTGCCGTCAACGCCATCCGCCGCACCGCCGACGGCCGCCTGCTGGGCGCCATGTTCGACGGGCTGGGGCTGGTCCAGGGCCTGCGCCGCGCGGGCATCGACCCGGCGGGGCACCACGCGCTGCTGGCCGGGGCCGGCGGGGCGGCGTCGGCGGCGGCCTTCGCCCTGGCGCAAGCCGGGGTGGCCCGCCTGACCATCGCCAACCGCACGGCGGCGAAGGCGGACGCGTTGGCCGCCCGCATCGCCGCGGCTTACCCCGGCGTGACCGTCGCCGCCGGTCCGGCGGACCCCGCCGGTTTCTCGCTGGTGGTGAACGGCACCTCGCTGGGCATGGCGGCGGGCGATCCCCTGCCGGTGGACGTGGACCGGCTGGAAGCGGGTGCCGTGGCGGCGGAGGTCATCATGAACCCCGCGCGCACCGCCTTTCTCGATGCCGCCGCCGCCCGCGGCTGCCGCACCCACGAGGGGCGCCACATGCTGGAAGCGCAGTTGGACCTGCTGGCCGGGTTCCTGACCGGCCCCGCCGCCTGA
- a CDS encoding branched-chain amino acid ABC transporter permease: MSGKKLFLGLLAAVLLVAVPPFLGLGWQNALTNVLIAALFATAFNLLMGQGGMLSFGHAAYYGIGAFAVLHLMRAVEGGLPFPTALLPLAGGLAGLVAGLGAGYFATLRTGVYFALVTLALAELPHALAPHWEGVFGGESGLSSMRMPSMGLDFGSSLQVYYVALGWTVVCVALLYAYTRTPFGRLTLALRDNEQRVRFMGFDAHAAKTLVFGVSAMMTGIAGGLLALSSETANYNIFSSHVSAQVVLHVFVGGSGLFFGPVIGATVLTLFSFLASEMTRAWLLYQGIIFTLIMLYAPTGIAGVVQAHIAARHRLPWGRLAGPYAVAAIGGLLAAAGTVFVVQMAEHVFSQTYRAAAAQGRWGDVALFGLTWAPHNPATWLAPLAVFALGIVILRRVRAPIARLWHGGEDEADTAASQPAHGAA, encoded by the coding sequence ATGTCTGGCAAGAAACTGTTTCTCGGGCTGCTGGCCGCGGTGCTGCTGGTGGCCGTTCCCCCCTTCCTCGGGCTGGGGTGGCAGAACGCGCTGACCAACGTGCTGATTGCCGCCTTGTTCGCCACCGCCTTCAACCTGCTGATGGGGCAGGGGGGGATGCTGTCGTTCGGCCACGCCGCCTATTACGGCATCGGCGCCTTTGCCGTGCTGCATCTGATGCGGGCGGTGGAGGGGGGGCTGCCGTTCCCAACCGCCCTGCTGCCGCTGGCCGGGGGCCTGGCCGGTCTGGTGGCCGGGCTGGGGGCGGGGTATTTCGCCACCCTGCGCACCGGCGTCTATTTCGCCCTGGTGACCTTGGCGCTGGCGGAACTGCCCCACGCGCTGGCCCCCCATTGGGAAGGGGTGTTCGGCGGGGAATCCGGGCTGTCGTCCATGCGCATGCCGTCCATGGGGCTGGATTTCGGGTCGAGCCTGCAGGTCTATTACGTGGCGCTGGGCTGGACCGTGGTGTGCGTGGCGCTCCTCTACGCCTACACCCGCACGCCGTTCGGGCGGCTGACGCTGGCGCTGCGCGACAACGAGCAGCGGGTGCGCTTCATGGGCTTCGACGCCCACGCCGCCAAGACGCTGGTGTTCGGGGTGTCGGCCATGATGACCGGCATCGCCGGCGGGCTGCTGGCCCTGTCCAGCGAAACCGCGAACTACAACATCTTCTCGTCCCATGTGTCGGCGCAGGTGGTGCTGCATGTGTTCGTCGGCGGGTCGGGGCTGTTCTTCGGCCCGGTGATCGGCGCCACGGTGCTGACGCTGTTCTCGTTCCTGGCGTCGGAGATGACGCGGGCGTGGCTGCTGTACCAGGGCATCATCTTCACCCTGATCATGCTCTACGCCCCCACCGGCATCGCCGGGGTGGTGCAGGCCCACATCGCCGCCCGCCACCGCCTGCCCTGGGGCCGTCTGGCGGGTCCGTACGCGGTGGCGGCCATCGGCGGGCTGCTGGCCGCCGCCGGCACCGTGTTCGTGGTGCAGATGGCCGAGCATGTGTTCTCCCAGACCTACCGCGCCGCGGCGGCGCAGGGGCGGTGGGGCGACGTGGCGCTGTTCGGGCTGACCTGGGCGCCGCACAACCCCGCCACATGGCTGGCGCCGCTGGCCGTGTTCGCGCTGGGCATCGTCATCCTGCGCCGCGTGCGCGCCCCCATCGCCCGGCTGTGGCACGGCGGGGAGGATGAGGCGGACACCGCCGCATCCCAGCCCGCCCACGGCGCCGCCTGA
- a CDS encoding branched-chain amino acid ABC transporter substrate-binding protein: MKFAHAAAAIALTVPMAAAPLAGAKAEALRIAIIESLSGGQTSTGRPNVLGASYVIDKLNAAGGFNGDKIVVTEYDNGGNTAGASAKFKQALADGVHIVIQGSSSAIAGQLSEDVRKHNLRNKGKEVLYLNVGAEAMELTGEKCHFHAFRFTTTAPMRVGALVRVMKEAGTLGGRVYSINQNYSWGQDMEAAIKGNAAAGRYEVVETVLHEVNRIQDFAPFVAKIQAAKADTVITGNWSNDLLLLMKAAGASGLKARFATAFLDQPGNIGNAGDVALGHYVAHTYNAEATDGVMAEDYKKVTGHYPAYVEPNTINGVKMLAEALKAVDFKGGAIDVDKLALALENVTLTTDTGVQSIRKEDHQAYLPVVVSRVEAGVKYPVDGTNLGFRPVKVLPSDQTIYPVQASCKMTRPN; the protein is encoded by the coding sequence ATGAAGTTCGCTCATGCCGCCGCTGCCATCGCGCTGACGGTCCCCATGGCTGCCGCCCCCCTGGCCGGCGCCAAGGCCGAGGCCCTGCGCATCGCCATCATCGAAAGCCTGTCGGGCGGCCAGACCTCCACCGGGCGGCCCAACGTGCTGGGCGCCAGCTACGTCATCGACAAGCTGAACGCCGCGGGCGGCTTCAACGGCGACAAGATCGTCGTCACCGAATACGACAACGGCGGCAACACCGCCGGCGCCTCGGCCAAGTTCAAGCAGGCGCTGGCCGACGGCGTGCACATCGTCATCCAGGGCTCGTCCTCGGCCATCGCCGGCCAATTGTCGGAGGACGTGCGCAAGCACAACCTGCGCAACAAGGGCAAGGAGGTGCTGTATCTCAACGTCGGCGCCGAGGCGATGGAGCTGACGGGCGAGAAGTGCCACTTCCACGCCTTCCGCTTCACCACCACCGCACCCATGCGCGTCGGCGCCCTGGTGCGGGTGATGAAGGAGGCGGGCACGCTGGGGGGCCGCGTCTATTCCATCAACCAGAACTATTCCTGGGGCCAGGACATGGAAGCGGCCATCAAGGGCAACGCCGCCGCCGGCCGCTACGAGGTGGTGGAAACCGTCCTGCACGAGGTCAACCGCATCCAGGACTTCGCCCCCTTCGTCGCCAAGATCCAGGCGGCCAAGGCCGACACGGTGATCACCGGCAACTGGTCCAACGATCTTCTGCTGCTGATGAAGGCGGCGGGGGCGTCGGGGCTGAAGGCGCGCTTCGCCACCGCCTTCCTCGACCAGCCGGGCAACATCGGCAACGCCGGTGACGTGGCGCTGGGCCATTACGTCGCCCACACCTACAACGCCGAAGCCACCGACGGCGTGATGGCCGAGGATTACAAGAAGGTCACCGGCCATTACCCCGCCTATGTGGAGCCCAACACCATCAACGGCGTGAAGATGCTGGCGGAGGCGCTGAAGGCGGTGGACTTCAAGGGCGGTGCCATCGACGTGGACAAGCTCGCCCTGGCGCTTGAGAACGTGACGCTGACCACCGACACCGGCGTGCAGTCCATCCGCAAGGAGGACCATCAGGCCTATCTGCCGGTGGTGGTGTCGCGGGTGGAGGCCGGGGTCAAGTACCCGGTGGACGGCACGAACCTGGGCTTCCGCCCGGTGAAGGTGCTGCCCTCCGACCAGACCATCTATCCGGTGCAGGCGTCCTGCAAGATGACCCGTCCCAACTGA
- a CDS encoding ABC transporter ATP-binding protein, protein MTDHSHDTPAADVLVLDDVQKHFGGLQIMRGVNLAVRRGERHAILGPNGAGKSTLFNLISGAFPPTSGRIMLNGRPIQGLAPERINRLGLARSFQITNIFGRMSTFENLRIGVMARQGVRFGLFSPVASNRRLNEEARHLLDLVRLSKRADTPAADLTYSEQRALEIGMTLATGPEVILLDEPTAGMSREETAYMVELIRDVTQGKTLLMVEHDMSVVFSLCDRISVLVYGAILATGTPDEIRANRAVQEAYLGEELAGEAA, encoded by the coding sequence ATGACCGACCATTCCCATGACACCCCCGCCGCCGACGTGCTGGTGCTGGACGATGTGCAGAAGCATTTCGGCGGGCTGCAGATCATGCGCGGCGTCAATCTGGCGGTGCGCCGCGGCGAGCGCCATGCCATCCTCGGCCCCAACGGTGCCGGCAAATCCACGCTGTTCAACCTGATCTCCGGGGCGTTTCCGCCCACCAGCGGGCGGATCATGCTGAACGGCCGCCCGATCCAGGGGCTGGCGCCGGAACGCATCAACCGCCTGGGCCTCGCCCGCTCGTTCCAGATCACCAACATTTTCGGGCGGATGAGCACGTTCGAGAATTTGCGCATCGGCGTGATGGCCCGCCAGGGCGTGCGCTTCGGCCTGTTCAGCCCCGTGGCGTCCAACCGCCGCCTGAACGAGGAGGCGCGCCATCTGCTGGATCTGGTGCGGTTGAGCAAGCGCGCCGACACCCCCGCCGCCGACCTGACCTATTCCGAACAGCGGGCGCTGGAGATCGGCATGACGCTGGCGACGGGGCCGGAGGTGATCCTGCTGGACGAACCCACCGCCGGCATGTCGCGGGAGGAAACCGCGTACATGGTCGAGCTGATCCGCGACGTGACCCAGGGCAAGACCCTGCTGATGGTGGAGCACGACATGAGCGTGGTGTTCAGCCTGTGCGACCGGATTTCGGTGCTGGTGTACGGCGCCATCCTCGCCACCGGCACCCCGGACGAGATCCGCGCCAACCGCGCGGTGCAGGAAGCCTATCTGGGCGAGGAACTGGCGGGGGAGGCGGCCTGA
- a CDS encoding VOC family protein yields the protein MKMVAPMEVGLCCTDLDTLAAFYVEVLGFTQVNVITVPPDKAAGTALCDAGYRVTRLQSPYGERIKLLQPATPAAVRAPAARILDERNAAYLTFIVHDLQSVLDRLLARGVDPMTGPAMHEVRPGTYLVFARDPEGNILEFVQYADVAAYRPDLAGGGR from the coding sequence ATGAAGATGGTCGCCCCCATGGAGGTCGGTCTGTGCTGCACCGATCTCGACACCCTCGCCGCCTTTTACGTGGAGGTGCTGGGCTTCACCCAGGTCAACGTCATCACGGTCCCGCCGGACAAGGCGGCGGGCACCGCGCTGTGCGATGCCGGCTACCGCGTGACGCGGCTGCAGTCGCCCTATGGCGAGCGCATCAAGCTGCTGCAGCCGGCCACCCCGGCGGCGGTGCGCGCGCCTGCCGCGCGCATTCTGGACGAGCGCAACGCCGCCTATCTGACCTTCATCGTCCATGACCTGCAAAGCGTGCTCGACCGGCTGCTGGCCCGCGGCGTGGATCCCATGACCGGCCCCGCCATGCACGAGGTGCGCCCCGGCACCTATCTGGTGTTCGCCCGCGACCCCGAGGGCAACATCCTGGAATTCGTGCAGTACGCCGACGTCGCCGCCTACCGCCCCGATCTGGCGGGCGGGGGGCGCTGA
- a CDS encoding ABC transporter ATP-binding protein: MLLSVDNLHAHYGKSHILHGVSFTMAEADIVALLGRNGSGRSTTLKAMMGWLEPTAGSVRLKDKELAGRSAHAVARQGLGYVPEERLVFPNLTVEENLHMGMLSGVDGAPRWSVDDMYAYFPRLRERRNQKAGTMSGGEQQMLTICRSLLGNPLVLLVDEPTEGLAPKIVDVVTDVVRDIHRRGVGVLLVEQKMSMALKVAQRVLVMGHGAIQFDGSPQDIQARGDIRREWLEVA, from the coding sequence ATGCTGCTCAGCGTTGACAATCTGCACGCCCATTACGGCAAGAGCCACATCCTCCACGGCGTCAGCTTCACCATGGCCGAGGCGGACATCGTGGCGCTGTTGGGCCGCAACGGCTCGGGCCGTTCCACCACGCTGAAGGCGATGATGGGCTGGCTGGAACCCACCGCCGGCTCGGTGCGCCTGAAGGATAAGGAACTGGCCGGACGCAGCGCCCATGCCGTCGCCCGCCAGGGGCTGGGCTATGTGCCCGAAGAGCGGCTGGTCTTCCCCAACCTGACGGTGGAGGAGAACCTGCACATGGGCATGCTGTCCGGCGTCGATGGCGCCCCGCGCTGGAGCGTGGACGACATGTACGCCTATTTCCCCCGCCTGCGCGAACGCCGCAACCAGAAGGCCGGCACCATGTCGGGCGGCGAACAGCAGATGCTGACCATCTGCCGCTCGCTTCTGGGCAACCCGCTGGTGCTGCTGGTGGACGAGCCCACCGAGGGGCTGGCGCCCAAGATCGTGGACGTGGTGACCGACGTGGTGCGCGACATCCACCGCCGCGGCGTCGGCGTGCTGCTGGTGGAACAGAAGATGAGCATGGCGCTGAAGGTCGCCCAGCGGGTGCTGGTCATGGGCCACGGCGCCATCCAGTTCGACGGCAGCCCCCAGGACATCCAGGCCCGCGGCGACATCCGCCGCGAATGGCTGGAGGTCGCCTGA
- a CDS encoding alpha-ketoacid dehydrogenase subunit alpha/beta, with product MTVQDTLSPSAPWRELRSTAADWDAADPALLGTLLVHQHLIRAFEEKVLELAGRGLVHGPAHSSVGQEGGAAGSILPLRASDQINGSHRGHHQFLAKALGYIGPQHPDPRADLSADVKGLLRKTLAEILGLAEGFCKGRGGSMHLRWEEAGALGTNAIVGGGVPLAAGAAWAHRRAETGDVAVTYFGDGAVNIGSVLETMNLAAAWRLPLCFFIENNRYAVATTVEESTAEPRLSARGLAFGIPSWKVDGMDPLAVYLAMEEALAVMRTGGGPTIIEADVYRYFHQNGPLPGSAFGYRTKDEEKAWRARDPLDRVAREMTSRGLLTHDDVAGLRARCVAAMDEAAAALLDTSGPAPRIRPELWPSPDFRDYGIRGDLSEMAGVRTAEQDSFTGTLAERPFIDTVADVMHRRMETDDRVVVLGEDIHRLKGGTNGATRGLAAAFPGRVLGTPISENAFAGLAGGMAMDGRYIPVVEFMYPDFMWVAADQVFNQIAKARHMFGGEGIMPLVLRTKIAMGTGYGSQHSMDPAGIFATSVGWRIVAPSTPFDYVGLMNSALRCKDPVLVLEHVDLYASKGLAPVDDLDYCIPFGKARVVRAGTAATVLTYSAMVAPTVAAAGRLGVDAEVIDLRSLDRAGLDWDTIGASIRKTGNVLIVEQGSIGTSYGGMLADEIQRRFFDWLDQPVQRVHGAEASPSVSKVLEAAAAAGPREIEDGLRRVMADQGLPLALAAE from the coding sequence ATGACTGTTCAGGACACCCTGTCCCCGTCCGCCCCCTGGCGCGAACTGCGCTCCACCGCCGCCGACTGGGACGCCGCCGATCCCGCCCTGTTGGGCACGCTGCTGGTCCACCAGCACCTGATCCGCGCGTTTGAAGAAAAGGTTCTGGAACTGGCGGGCCGCGGGCTGGTCCACGGCCCCGCCCATTCCTCGGTCGGGCAGGAGGGCGGGGCCGCCGGCTCGATCCTGCCGCTGCGCGCGTCGGACCAGATCAACGGTTCCCACCGCGGCCACCACCAGTTTCTCGCCAAGGCGCTGGGGTACATCGGCCCGCAGCACCCCGATCCCCGCGCCGATCTCTCGGCGGATGTGAAGGGGCTGTTGCGCAAGACGCTGGCCGAGATCCTGGGTCTGGCCGAAGGCTTCTGCAAGGGCCGCGGCGGCTCCATGCATCTGCGCTGGGAAGAGGCGGGGGCGCTGGGCACCAACGCCATCGTCGGCGGCGGCGTGCCGCTGGCCGCCGGGGCCGCGTGGGCGCACCGCCGGGCCGAGACCGGCGACGTGGCGGTGACCTATTTCGGCGACGGGGCGGTCAACATCGGCTCGGTGCTGGAAACCATGAATCTGGCGGCGGCGTGGCGCCTGCCCCTGTGCTTCTTCATCGAGAACAACCGCTACGCCGTCGCCACCACGGTGGAGGAATCCACCGCCGAGCCGCGGCTGTCGGCCCGCGGGCTTGCCTTCGGCATTCCATCGTGGAAGGTGGACGGCATGGACCCGCTGGCGGTCTATCTGGCCATGGAAGAGGCGCTGGCGGTCATGCGCACCGGCGGCGGCCCCACCATCATCGAGGCCGACGTCTACCGCTATTTCCACCAGAACGGCCCGCTGCCCGGCAGCGCCTTCGGCTACCGCACCAAGGACGAGGAAAAGGCGTGGCGCGCCCGCGACCCCCTGGACCGCGTGGCGCGCGAGATGACCAGCCGCGGCCTGCTGACCCACGACGACGTGGCGGGCTTGCGCGCCCGCTGCGTGGCGGCGATGGACGAGGCGGCGGCGGCCCTGCTGGACACCAGCGGCCCGGCCCCGCGCATCCGCCCCGAGCTGTGGCCGTCGCCCGATTTCCGCGATTACGGCATTCGCGGCGACCTGTCGGAAATGGCCGGCGTGCGCACGGCGGAGCAGGACAGCTTCACCGGCACGCTGGCCGAGCGTCCCTTCATCGACACCGTGGCCGACGTCATGCACCGGCGCATGGAAACCGACGACCGCGTCGTCGTGCTGGGCGAGGACATCCACCGGCTGAAGGGCGGCACCAACGGCGCCACCCGCGGTCTGGCCGCCGCCTTCCCCGGCCGGGTGCTGGGCACGCCCATCAGCGAGAACGCCTTTGCCGGTCTGGCCGGCGGCATGGCGATGGACGGGCGGTACATCCCGGTGGTGGAATTCATGTACCCCGATTTCATGTGGGTGGCTGCCGATCAGGTGTTCAACCAGATCGCCAAGGCCCGCCACATGTTCGGCGGCGAGGGGATCATGCCGCTGGTGCTGCGCACCAAGATCGCCATGGGCACCGGCTACGGTTCCCAGCATTCCATGGACCCGGCCGGGATCTTCGCCACCTCGGTCGGCTGGCGCATCGTCGCCCCCTCCACGCCGTTCGATTACGTCGGGCTGATGAACAGCGCGCTGCGCTGCAAGGATCCGGTGCTGGTGCTGGAGCACGTTGATCTTTATGCCTCCAAGGGCCTGGCCCCGGTGGACGATCTCGACTACTGCATCCCGTTCGGCAAGGCGCGGGTGGTGCGGGCGGGGACGGCCGCCACCGTGCTCACCTATTCCGCCATGGTCGCGCCGACGGTGGCCGCCGCCGGCCGGCTGGGCGTGGATGCCGAGGTGATCGACCTGCGCAGCCTGGACCGCGCCGGGCTGGACTGGGACACCATCGGCGCGTCGATCCGCAAGACCGGCAATGTGCTGATCGTGGAGCAGGGGTCCATCGGCACCTCGTACGGCGGGATGCTGGCCGATGAGATTCAGCGCCGCTTCTTCGATTGGCTGGACCAGCCGGTGCAGCGGGTTCACGGTGCCGAGGCATCGCCCAGCGTGTCCAAGGTGCTGGAAGCCGCCGCCGCCGCCGGCCCGCGGGAGATCGAGGACGGCCTGCGCCGCGTGATGGCCGATCAGGGCCTGCCGCTGGCCCTGGCCGCCGAATAA
- a CDS encoding branched-chain amino acid ABC transporter permease, with the protein MEFLITSLLNGAIYGMLLFMVSAGLTLIFGMMGVLNFAHASFYMLGAYFAYTLSGLFNFWVGLLVAPLLVGAVGMLIERYMLRRVHRHGHAHELLLTFGIALICEELVKLFYGDFPVNYQMPAGLNFSAFTVFGAQYPFYRLFIGMVALVMFAALLLVLTRTRIGIVVRGAERLPKMAEALGHNVPMIFMGVFGAGAALAGLGGAVAGAFFPTNPNMAIDLGVIVFVVVVVGGLGSLAGSLVASLLIGVFTSFAIGLDWSIARLLAPLGLGDWAQSVGGPLSMTLSSVSGAVPFMLMLIILLVRPAGLMGAKN; encoded by the coding sequence GTGGAATTCCTCATCACCTCGCTGCTCAACGGCGCCATCTACGGCATGCTGCTGTTCATGGTGTCCGCCGGCCTGACGCTGATCTTCGGCATGATGGGCGTGCTGAATTTCGCCCACGCCTCCTTCTACATGCTGGGGGCCTATTTCGCCTACACGCTGTCGGGCCTGTTCAATTTCTGGGTCGGGCTGCTGGTGGCCCCGCTGCTGGTGGGTGCGGTCGGCATGCTGATCGAGCGTTACATGCTGCGCCGGGTTCACCGCCACGGCCATGCCCATGAACTGCTTCTCACCTTCGGCATCGCGCTGATCTGCGAAGAGCTGGTCAAGCTGTTCTACGGCGATTTCCCGGTGAACTATCAGATGCCCGCGGGGCTGAACTTCTCGGCCTTCACCGTGTTCGGCGCCCAGTATCCCTTCTACCGCCTGTTCATCGGCATGGTGGCGCTGGTGATGTTCGCCGCCTTGCTGCTGGTGCTGACCCGCACGCGCATCGGCATCGTGGTGCGCGGGGCCGAGCGTCTGCCCAAGATGGCGGAGGCGTTGGGCCACAACGTGCCGATGATCTTCATGGGCGTGTTCGGGGCCGGGGCGGCGCTGGCCGGGCTGGGCGGGGCGGTGGCCGGGGCCTTCTTCCCCACCAACCCCAACATGGCCATCGACCTGGGCGTCATCGTGTTCGTGGTGGTGGTGGTCGGCGGGCTGGGGTCGCTGGCGGGGTCGCTGGTGGCGTCGCTGCTGATCGGCGTCTTCACCTCCTTCGCCATCGGGCTCGACTGGTCCATCGCCCGGCTGCTGGCGCCGCTGGGGCTGGGGGACTGGGCGCAATCGGTGGGCGGGCCGCTGTCCATGACGCTGTCGTCGGTGTCGGGGGCCGTGCCGTTCATGCTGATGCTCATCATCCTGCTGGTCCGTCCGGCGGGGCTGATGGGTGCGAAGAACTGA
- a CDS encoding SDR family NAD(P)-dependent oxidoreductase: MHALSSRVTVITGANGEIPRAIAALFAQAGARLLLTDIDMEPLAAFADTLTGADVAVCGQDVTDPTAAERVADLARERFGGVDCVITGAGLYQHLDVRSMTAEQWRRSLAVNLDGVFWTIRALIPLLAEGSAIVNITSVAGHRGSIDHTPYASAKGGVLTLTRSLAQELAPRTRVNAVSPGLIDTKMMQALDGTRKARMIEGTPLKRLGTAAEVAEVVAFLCGPGAAYVTGETIHVNGGLYMAG, translated from the coding sequence ATGCATGCATTGTCCAGCCGCGTGACCGTCATCACCGGGGCGAACGGCGAGATTCCCCGCGCCATCGCGGCGCTGTTCGCGCAGGCCGGCGCCCGGCTGCTGCTGACCGACATCGACATGGAACCGCTGGCCGCCTTTGCCGACACCCTGACCGGCGCCGACGTCGCCGTGTGCGGCCAGGACGTCACCGACCCCACCGCGGCGGAACGGGTGGCGGATCTGGCGCGGGAACGGTTCGGGGGGGTGGATTGCGTCATCACCGGCGCCGGCCTCTACCAGCACCTGGACGTGCGCTCCATGACGGCGGAACAATGGCGCCGCTCGCTGGCGGTCAATCTCGACGGGGTGTTCTGGACGATCCGCGCGCTCATCCCCCTGCTGGCCGAGGGCAGCGCCATCGTCAACATCACCTCGGTCGCCGGGCACCGGGGCAGCATCGACCACACCCCTTACGCCTCGGCCAAGGGCGGGGTGCTGACGCTCACCCGCAGCCTGGCCCAGGAACTGGCCCCGCGCACCCGTGTCAACGCGGTGTCGCCGGGGCTGATCGACACGAAGATGATGCAGGCGCTGGACGGCACCCGCAAGGCGCGGATGATCGAGGGCACGCCCCTGAAACGCCTGGGCACCGCGGCGGAGGTGGCGGAGGTCGTGGCCTTCCTCTGCGGCCCCGGTGCGGCCTATGTCACCGGGGAGACCATCCACGTCAATGGGGGGCTTTATATGGCGGGATGA
- a CDS encoding SDR family NAD(P)-dependent oxidoreductase: protein MTDTLASRSGEIGSTSPPVVLVTGAGAGIGLAIARRFAQGGAAVALLDRDGDAAAMAAMDLAALGVKTLGLAASVTDERAVDAAVEQAEATLGPIGVLVNNAGIACNKPTLELGLDEWRRAVDVNLTGVFICAQSCGRRMAARGRGTIVNIGSMYGTVAAPNRAGYCATKSAVDMLTRVLAVEWAPLGLRVNAVAPGYVRTALLEDLIEQGRVDADALIARTPARRFGTVEEVAELTHFLASGAASFINGQVVGLDGGWTANGYL, encoded by the coding sequence ATGACGGATACTCTGGCAAGCAGGAGTGGGGAAATCGGCAGCACCTCTCCCCCCGTGGTGCTGGTGACGGGGGCGGGGGCCGGCATCGGGCTGGCCATCGCCCGGCGCTTCGCCCAGGGCGGGGCCGCCGTCGCCCTGCTGGACCGTGACGGCGACGCCGCGGCCATGGCGGCCATGGACCTTGCCGCACTGGGCGTGAAGACGCTGGGGCTTGCCGCGTCGGTCACCGACGAGCGGGCGGTGGATGCGGCGGTGGAGCAGGCCGAAGCCACCCTCGGTCCCATCGGCGTGCTGGTCAACAACGCCGGCATCGCGTGCAACAAGCCGACGCTGGAACTGGGCCTGGACGAATGGCGCCGGGCGGTGGACGTCAACCTGACCGGCGTCTTCATCTGCGCGCAAAGCTGCGGGCGGCGCATGGCGGCGCGCGGGCGCGGCACCATCGTCAACATCGGCTCCATGTACGGCACGGTGGCCGCCCCCAACCGCGCCGGCTACTGCGCCACCAAGAGTGCGGTGGACATGCTGACCCGCGTGCTGGCGGTGGAATGGGCGCCGCTGGGGCTGCGCGTCAATGCCGTGGCCCCCGGCTATGTGCGCACCGCGCTGCTGGAAGACCTGATCGAGCAGGGCCGGGTCGATGCCGACGCGCTGATCGCCCGCACCCCCGCCCGCCGCTTCGGCACGGTGGAGGAGGTGGCGGAGCTGACCCATTTCCTCGCGTCCGGCGCCGCGTCCTTCATCAACGGCCAGGTGGTCGGGCTGGACGGCGGCTGGACCGCCAACGGCTATCTGTAA